From Pseudomonas sp. B21-028, one genomic window encodes:
- a CDS encoding DUF2333 family protein, translated as MLDWKNRAGSAPERAAEPKSATRSYLGGLFFSRALATLIGLYLLVTIAIGWYWSQEPALFPVQQNAQAAAEKDGRQMVVGYTTVETLKTVASTLLTKPGGYISNDRFPPGLWMDNMPSWEYGVLVQVRDLSRALRKDFARSQSQSAEDADLAKAEPRFNFDNRSWVLPSSESEYQEGINSLSRYQARLSDSAQKSALFYARADNLNNWLGDVGTRLGSLSQRLSASVGRVKLNTSLKTEVPVPGQVPQVDEEVVETPWLQIDNVFYEARGQAWALSHLLRAIEVDFADVLAKKNATVSVRQIIRELEASQEPVWSPMILNGSGFGVLANHSLVMANYISRANAAVIDLRQLLNQG; from the coding sequence ATGCTGGACTGGAAAAACCGCGCGGGCAGCGCGCCTGAACGTGCCGCCGAGCCGAAATCGGCCACTCGCAGCTACCTGGGTGGGCTGTTTTTCAGCCGTGCGCTGGCCACGCTGATCGGCCTGTACCTGCTGGTGACCATCGCCATCGGCTGGTACTGGAGCCAGGAGCCCGCGCTGTTTCCCGTGCAGCAGAATGCCCAGGCGGCGGCCGAGAAGGATGGCCGGCAAATGGTGGTCGGCTACACCACCGTCGAGACCCTCAAGACCGTGGCCAGTACCCTGCTGACCAAGCCGGGCGGCTACATTTCCAACGACCGCTTTCCGCCTGGCCTGTGGATGGACAACATGCCGAGCTGGGAATATGGCGTGCTGGTGCAGGTCCGCGACCTGAGTCGCGCCCTGCGCAAGGACTTCGCCCGTTCCCAGTCCCAGTCCGCCGAGGACGCCGACCTGGCCAAGGCCGAGCCGCGTTTCAACTTCGATAACCGCAGCTGGGTGCTGCCCTCCAGCGAGTCGGAGTACCAGGAAGGCATCAATTCCCTGAGCCGCTATCAGGCGCGCCTGTCCGATTCTGCCCAGAAAAGCGCTTTGTTCTACGCCCGCGCCGATAACCTGAACAACTGGCTGGGGGATGTCGGTACTCGTCTGGGTTCGCTGTCCCAGCGCCTGTCGGCCAGTGTCGGCCGGGTCAAGCTCAACACTTCGCTGAAAACCGAAGTCCCGGTTCCGGGCCAGGTACCGCAGGTGGATGAGGAGGTGGTCGAGACCCCATGGTTGCAGATCGATAACGTGTTCTACGAAGCGCGCGGCCAGGCCTGGGCTTTGTCCCATCTGCTGCGTGCCATCGAAGTGGACTTCGCCGATGTGCTGGCGAAGAAGAACGCCACGGTCAGCGTGCGGCAGATCATTCGTGAACTGGAGGCCTCCCAGGAGCCGGTCTGGAGCCCGATGATCCTCAATGGCAGCGGCTTTGGTGTCTTGGCGAACCATTCCCTGGTCATGGCCAACTACATCTCCCGGGCCAACGCGGCGGTGATCGACTTGCGGCAGTTGCTGAACCAAGGCTGA
- a CDS encoding NUDIX hydrolase: MSESPREAAHRVASDAELIAWVDEHDNLLGSLVRSDLRERGLIGRGTYIMLFNSAGELCVHRRTLSKAIYPGFWDVAAGGMVQAHETYAESAARELEEELGVSGVQLTAHDHFYFEDPGSRLWCSAFSAVWDGPLVLQPEEVLEARFMPIEQVLDEIRHKPYCPDSLAALERYLRGVAKKL; encoded by the coding sequence ATGAGCGAGAGTCCCCGGGAGGCCGCTCACCGAGTGGCCTCGGATGCCGAGCTGATCGCTTGGGTCGATGAACACGACAACCTGCTCGGCAGCCTGGTGCGTTCGGATCTGCGCGAGCGAGGCCTGATCGGGCGTGGCACTTACATCATGCTGTTCAACTCGGCGGGCGAACTGTGCGTCCACCGGCGAACCCTGAGCAAGGCGATCTATCCGGGCTTCTGGGACGTGGCGGCGGGCGGGATGGTGCAGGCCCACGAAACCTATGCCGAGTCGGCGGCCCGTGAGCTGGAAGAGGAGTTGGGCGTGAGCGGGGTGCAACTCACCGCCCATGACCACTTTTACTTCGAAGACCCCGGCAGTCGCCTCTGGTGCTCGGCGTTTTCGGCGGTGTGGGACGGCCCCCTGGTGTTGCAGCCCGAAGAGGTGCTCGAAGCGCGCTTCATGCCGATCGAACAGGTACTGGATGAAATCCGGCACAAGCCTTATTGCCCGGACTCGTTGGCGGCGCTCGAGCGTTATCTGCGCGGTGTCGCAAAGAAGCTGTAA
- a CDS encoding translation initiation factor Sui1 — MAKKAASFAALGGLVFSTDAGRHCPDCRQPVDACICKQTVIPAGDGIARVRRESKGRGGKTVTTITGVPLAEDALKDLATTLKKRCGTGGALKDGVIEIQGDHVELLLAELVKHGFKAKKSGG; from the coding sequence GTGGCCAAAAAAGCCGCATCCTTCGCCGCCCTGGGCGGCCTGGTATTTTCTACCGACGCCGGTCGTCATTGCCCTGATTGCCGTCAGCCGGTGGATGCCTGCATCTGCAAACAGACCGTCATCCCCGCCGGTGACGGTATTGCCCGTGTGCGCCGTGAAAGCAAGGGCCGCGGCGGCAAGACGGTGACCACTATCACCGGCGTGCCGTTGGCCGAAGACGCGCTCAAGGACCTGGCCACCACGTTGAAGAAGCGCTGTGGCACCGGTGGCGCGTTGAAAGACGGCGTCATCGAGATCCAGGGCGACCACGTCGAACTGTTGCTGGCGGAACTGGTCAAGCACGGTTTCAAGGCAAAGAAATCCGGCGGCTAG
- the speA gene encoding arginine decarboxylase, whose product MSVRRTRKDDGSQWTVADSRSVYGIRHWGAGYFAINDAGRVEVRPNGPDSSPIDLFEQVDQLRQSGLSLPLLVRFPDILQDRVRQLTGAFDSNIARLEYQSQYTALYPIKVNQQEAVIENIIATQNVSIGLEAGSKPELLAVLALAPKGGTIVCNGYKDREFIRLALMGQKLGHNVFIVIEKESEVGLVIEEAASLKVKPQVGLRVRLSSLASSKWADTGGEKSKFGLSAAQLLSVVERFRAAGLDQGIRLLHFHMGSQIANLADYQHGFKEAIRYYGELRNLGLPVDHIDVGGGLGVDYDGTHSRNASSINYDMDDYAGVVVGMLKEFCDAQSLPHPHIFSESGRSLTAHHAMLVVQVTDVEKHVDDMPVIDNKQELPETVQWLVDLLGPTDIEMVTETYWRATHYMSDVATQYADGKLTLAEKALAEQCYFAVCRRLHNSLKARQRSHRQVLDELNDKLADKYICNFSVFQSLPDTWAIGQVLPILPLHRLDEEPLRRAVLQDLTCDSDGKIKQYVDEQSIETSLPVHALNPGEDYLLGIFLVGAYQEILGDMHNLFGDTDSVNIYQNADGSVYHAGIETHDTIEDMLRYVHLSPEELMTHYRDKCASARISAAERTQFLDALRLGLTRSSYLSS is encoded by the coding sequence ATGTCCGTACGACGCACACGCAAAGACGATGGCAGCCAATGGACAGTTGCGGACAGCCGCAGTGTTTACGGGATCCGCCATTGGGGGGCCGGGTATTTCGCGATCAATGACGCCGGTCGCGTCGAAGTTCGTCCGAACGGTCCCGACAGTTCGCCCATCGATCTGTTCGAGCAGGTCGATCAACTGCGCCAGAGCGGCCTGTCGTTGCCCTTGCTGGTGCGCTTCCCCGACATCCTGCAAGACCGTGTGCGCCAGCTCACCGGCGCATTCGACAGCAACATCGCACGCCTGGAATACCAGAGCCAGTACACCGCGCTCTACCCGATCAAGGTCAACCAGCAGGAAGCGGTGATCGAGAACATCATCGCCACCCAGAACGTCTCCATCGGCCTGGAAGCCGGCTCCAAGCCCGAGCTGCTGGCGGTGTTGGCCCTGGCGCCGAAGGGCGGGACCATCGTCTGCAACGGTTACAAGGACCGTGAGTTCATCCGCCTGGCGCTGATGGGTCAGAAGCTGGGCCACAACGTGTTCATCGTGATCGAGAAAGAGTCCGAAGTCGGTCTGGTGATCGAAGAGGCCGCTTCGCTCAAGGTCAAGCCACAGGTGGGCCTGCGGGTGCGCCTGTCGTCCCTGGCTTCGAGCAAATGGGCCGACACCGGTGGCGAAAAATCCAAGTTCGGTTTATCTGCCGCACAACTGCTGTCGGTGGTCGAGCGTTTCCGCGCGGCCGGCCTGGACCAGGGCATTCGCCTGCTGCACTTTCACATGGGCTCGCAGATCGCCAACCTGGCGGACTACCAGCACGGTTTCAAGGAAGCGATCCGTTACTACGGCGAACTGCGCAACCTCGGCTTGCCGGTGGATCACATCGACGTCGGCGGTGGCCTGGGCGTGGACTACGACGGTACGCATTCGCGCAACGCCAGTTCGATCAACTACGACATGGACGACTACGCCGGTGTCGTGGTCGGCATGCTCAAGGAATTCTGCGATGCCCAGAGCCTGCCGCATCCGCACATCTTTTCGGAAAGCGGTCGCTCCCTGACCGCGCACCACGCGATGCTGGTGGTGCAGGTGACCGACGTCGAGAAACACGTCGACGACATGCCGGTGATCGACAACAAGCAGGAGCTGCCGGAAACCGTGCAGTGGCTGGTTGACCTGCTGGGCCCGACCGATATCGAGATGGTCACCGAAACCTACTGGCGCGCCACCCACTACATGAGCGACGTGGCCACCCAGTACGCCGACGGCAAGCTGACCCTGGCGGAAAAAGCCCTGGCCGAGCAATGCTACTTTGCCGTGTGCCGCCGCCTGCACAACTCGTTGAAGGCGCGCCAGCGTTCCCATCGCCAGGTGCTGGATGAACTCAACGACAAGCTCGCCGACAAGTACATCTGCAACTTCTCGGTGTTCCAGAGCCTGCCGGACACCTGGGCCATCGGCCAGGTGCTGCCGATCCTGCCGCTGCATCGTCTCGACGAGGAACCGCTGCGCCGCGCCGTGCTGCAAGACCTGACCTGCGACTCCGATGGCAAGATCAAGCAGTACGTCGACGAACAGAGCATCGAGACCAGCCTGCCGGTCCATGCCCTCAATCCCGGCGAGGACTACCTGCTGGGGATCTTCCTGGTAGGTGCCTACCAGGAGATTCTTGGCGACATGCACAACCTGTTCGGCGACACCGACTCGGTGAACATCTATCAGAACGCCGACGGCAGCGTGTACCACGCCGGTATCGAAACCCACGACACCATCGAAGACATGCTGCGCTACGTGCACCTGTCGCCGGAGGAGTTGATGACCCACTACCGCGACAAATGTGCCAGCGCCCGTATCAGCGCCGCCGAACGCACCCAGTTCCTCGACGCCCTGCGCCTGGGGTTGACGCGTTCGTCGTACTTGTCGTCCTGA